Below is a genomic region from Staphylococcus carnosus.
GTTCAAAATACAGCGCCAGATGCAGACGGCAATACAGTAGTAACGTTCTCAGATGGCAGCGCAATTACTATTCCTAAAGGCGCTAAAGGCGACAAAGGAGAAACTGGTACACCGGGTACTTCAGTCACTGTTGCAAAAGTAGAACCGCAGCCGAATGGCGATACAAAAGTAACATTCTCAGATGGAAAAGAAGTGACAATTCCAAAAGGAGAAAAAGGAGACAAGGGTGATACTGGCGCTCAAGGTGCAACAGGCCAAAATGGCAGAGATGGTCAATCGATTACTGTTCAAAGCACAGCTCCAGATGCAGATGGCAATACAGTGGTAACTTTCTCTGATGGATCTAAAGTTGTTCTTCCGAAAGGAAAAGATGGCGTAGACGGTAAATCTGTAACAGTTCAAAATACTGAAACAACACCTGAGGGTAACACGAAAGTGACCTTCTCAGATGGTCATGAAATCACAATCGCGAAAGGCGATAAAGGAGACAAAGGTGATTCGGTTACTGTCGCAAAAGTAGAACCGCAGCCGAATGGCGATACTAAAGTGACTTTCTCTGACGGAAAAGAAGTGACAATTCCAAAAGGAGAAAAAGGAGACAAGGGTGATACTGGCGCTCAAGGTGCGGCAGGCCAAAATGGTGCTGATGCTAAACCGTTAACAGTTACAGCATCTACGCAAACACCAGAAGGTAATACTGAAATCACATTTAGTGACGGCACAAAAGTAACTGTTCCGAAAGCCAAAGACGGTAAATCAATTACTGTTCAAAGTACAGCGCCAGATGCAGACGGCAACACAGTAGTAACGTTCTCAGATGGCAGCGCAATTACTATTCCTAAAGGCGCTAAAGGCGATGCAGGTAAAGATGGTATTGATGGTAAAGATGCTAAACCGTTAACAGTTACAAGCACTGAAAAAGATGCAGATGGCAATACAGTTATCCACTTCAGCGATGGCGGTACAGCTGTTATTTCTAAAGGAGATAAAGGAGCAGGTGGTCAATCGATTACTGTTCAAAATGTAGGACCGGATGCAGATGGCAATACAGAAGTCACATTCTCAGATGGCTCTAAAGTCACAATTCCAAAAGCTAAAGATGGTATCGATGGTAAATCTATCACTATTACAGGCAACGAAACATTACCTAGTGGAGATATTAAGGTCACATTCAGTGATGGACACGAAATTATTGTTCCTAAAGGAACAAAAGGTGATGCTGGAGACTCTGTAACAATTGTTAAAACAACTAAAGATCCAAATGGCAATACAGTGGTTTCATTCAGCGATGGAAGCAGCGTTACAATTCCTAAAGGAGACAAAGGTGATAAAGGTGATGATGGTACTTCTGTAACTATTACAGGAACTGAAGTACAACTTGACGGCTCTACAAAAGTCACATTCTCAGATGGTCGTGAAATTAATATTCCTAAAGGTAAAGATGGCAAATCTGTGACAATCACTAAAGCTGAACCAGATGCAGATGGCAATACAGTTATTGACTTCAGTGATGGTTCTAAAGTGACTGTACCAAAAGGTAAAGATGGCAAATCAATCACGGTACCAAAAGGCCAAGATGGCAGATCTGTTTCAGTGAAAGGTTCTCATCTAGATAAAGACGGCAACACTGTTGTTGAATTTACTGACGGTAATGTTATCACTGTCTTAAAAGGACGAGATGGCAAAGATGGTGTTGATGGCAAATCGATTACAGTAACAGGACAAAAAGTAGATCCGAATGGTAATACTATTGTTGTATTCAGTGATGGCCGCGAAATTACAATTCCAAAAGGAAAAGATGGTATATCTGTAACTGTGAAAAATTCACATCCAGATAAAGATGGTAACACAATCGTTGAATTCAGTGACGGTAATACAATTACAGTCTTGAAAGGCCAAGATGGACGTGATGGTCTAAACGGTAGAGATGGAAGAGATGCTCAACCATATACACCTGTTATTATTGTTAATAACTATATTGACGCTTATAATACGCACGTTGTTTGTTTGAGTGATGGACGTAAAATTGAAATTCCATGTTGTCCGAATGGTCAGCCTGTTATTATTGTAGGTTATTACTACGACACTGTTGGAAATATTGTTTTACAATGTGGCGATAATTCACGTGTAATTGTTCCATGTCAAAAATCAATACAACCATCAGTATCTATTCCGATGATTCCATTGGTACCAGCACAACCAAGTGTACCAGTGCAACCAAGTGTACCAGCACAACCAAGTGTGCCAGCACAACCGAGTGTACCAGTACAACCGAGTGTACCAGTGCAACCAAGTGTTCCTGTAGATCCGAATGGTCAGATTGAAACACCAAACATACCTGGTCCGCAAACACCGAAAGAACCTACTCAACCAGGAGGCTATACACCATTTGTCCCTAATAATTCAGGTGATCAATTTGTGCCAGAACAGCCGAATACTGATACAAAAGTGCCTTCAGTAGAAAAAGATAATAACGAAGGTAATCATGTAACAGATGAGAATAGAGGTTACACAACTAGAAAAACAAATACAGATATTAAAGTTGAAAAGGCTAATAAAACAAAATCAGCTCAACCTCAACAAAAAGTGAAAGCATTGCCGAATACAGGTAGCGATAATACAGCACCGATGTTGTATGGTACTATCTTTGCAGGTTTAGGAACAGCAATGGTATTTGGTATGAAACGTCGTAAAAATAAAAATTAAATATATGTTTTAATTTTGAGAATCAGGCTTTAATGCCTGGTTCTTTTTTTATGATGAATACTGTTAATTCAAATTATAGTGTATATATTGTTGTTGCGATTTCTTGACGTAACTGACGTTATATTCGGTTTATATATTGTTTGATCAATTGATACTATCTAAATATATAAACGAAACCATGCATTTATTAAAGCCATGAAAGTGAGTTATATCATATGATAAAGTGAACATAGAATATACAAAGGAGCGAAGATGAATGAAAGTATCCGGAGAGGTCAGATTTACGATTACATTGATATTAGTATTTGGAATAGGCTTTATAATACAAAATTTCTTTACTACGAATAATTGGGTAACTTTTCTAATTAAGCTTGTTATCAACGTAATAGTAGCTTTAGTTTTAACAGTATTAATCAATTTTATTTTTGAAAAGATAGAGAAAAACAAAACTGGTAAATGAACTGTTTTTAAGCATTTTTATCATTGATTTGAATACTTGCAAACGCTTACTGCTGTAGTGTTTAGAATAAAGTTGAAATTAACAATTTTCTAAAAATTAATGTTGACTTTTTCACTCAGTAATGTAATATATGGAATATAAATAAATGAATTGAATACATAAACTCTTATCCAGAGAGGTGGAGGGACAGGCCCTACGAAACCTCGGCAGCAGGATCAGTTATAAATGATTACTGTGCCAATTCCTACAGCGGAGCTGTAAAGATGAGACGAGCCGATATATTATTCCGAGGACTTGTTTCATTGTCCCCGGAATTTTTATTTTTCAAAATAAAAATCTAAATAGAGGCAAAATTCATTTATTTCAAATTATCAGAGGGGGCTATTCAATGATTGAGTTCAAGGATGTCACTAAAACATTCCATAAGCGCTCAACAGAAATTCAAGCTTTGAAAGATGTCAGTTTTACTGTAGAACGTCAAGAAATCTATGGTGTCATCGGCTATAGTGGTGCCGGTAAAAGTACATTAATCAGAATGGTAAATAAGCTTGAAGATGTAACGTCTGGAGAAGTTATTGTCGATGGACATCGTATAGATCAATATAGCAAGAAATCATTACGCAAAGTCAAAAAGAATATTGGCATGATATTCCAACACTTCAATTTATTAAACTCAAAAACAGTATTCAGTAATGTGGCAATGCCATTAATTCTTGAAGGCAAAGACAAAAAATACATAAAAGAGAAAGTAGAGGAAATGCTTGATTTCGTTGGTCTTGGAGATAAAGGAACACAATATCCGAATGAACTTTCAGGTGGTCAAAAACAAAGAGTGGCGATTGCACGAGCACTTGTAACAGATCCTAAAATTTTGTTGTGTGATGAAGCAACGAGTGCATTAGACCCAGCAACAACTGATTCTATCTTGCAGCTTTTAAAACGCGTTAATGAAACATTTGAAGTTACAATTTTATTAATTACACATGAAATGAGTGTTATTCAAAAAATTTGTGACAAGGTTGCTGTAATGGAACAGGGTCGAGTTATCGAAAAAGGCACTGTGCTAGACGTGTTCAGCCATCCGAAAACTAAAACGGCTAAGAACTTTGTTTCTACTGTCATCAGTACTGATATCAGTGACAAGATGATACATCAGTTACCGACAGATGAAAATTATCAAGATGTGAAAGTTTATATGGAAGGTTCTCAATTAGGTTTATCAGTTATCCAGACATTGATTAAAACATTCAATTTAGATGTTAATGTGATTTATGCTTCTATGTCTGATATTCAAGATACTTCAGTGGGATATCTGACATTACGTATTAAAGGTTCTGATGAAGAGAAACAGCATGCATATGATTACTTGAAACAACATCACATCGAATATGAGGAGGTTGGATAATATGCTAGGTTCATCATTAGATTCATCTCAATTATGGGAAGCACTTTATCAAACGTTATTGATGGTTTCGATTTCATTAGTAATCGGTGCATTAATCGGAATTCCATTAGGCATTCTGCTTGTTGTTACAAAGAAAAATGGAATTTGGGAAAATGTTGCAGTTTACCATATCTTGAACCCGATTATTAATATCTTCCGTTCTATTCCATTCATTATTTTGTTAATTGCGATTGTGCCATTCACAAAATTGATTGTAGGAACATCAATCGGGACAGCAGCAGCTATCGTACCATTAACAGTATATGTTGCACCTTATATTGCACGTTTGGTTGAAAACTCTTTGTTAGAAGTAGATTCAGGTGTAATTGAGGCGGCACATGCAATGGGCGCTTCACCTTTCCAAATTATTCGTTACTTTTTAATGCCAGAAGCTTTGGGCTCTTTAATCTTAGCGATTACAACTGCGATTATTGGTTTAATCGGTTCAACAGCAATGGCAGGTGCAGTAGGTGGCGGTGGTATTGGTGACTTGGCATTAGCATATGGTTATCAACGTTTTGATACTATCGTCATTGTGATTACAGTAGTTATCTTAGTGATTATGGTTCAGCTGATTCAATCTCTCGGGAATGTCTTAGCTAAGAAAATTCGCAGAAATTAATCAAACAAAGGGGTATTTAGGATATGAAAAAATTATTAGTATTATTAATGGCATTAGTCGTTGTACTTGCTGCATGTGGCGGCAATAAAAAAGATGACAAGACAGTGACAGTAGGGGTAGCATCAGATGATACGAAAGTATGGGATAAAGTAAAAGAACTTGCGAAAAAAGATGGAATCAACGTTGAAATCAAGAAGTTCTCTGATTACAACGTACCGAACAAGGCGCTAAATGATGGGGATATCGACATGAACGCATTCCAACACTTCGCATTCTTACATGAATATGAAAAAGCAAACAAAGGTACACATATCACACCAATCCGCACAACAGTTTTTGCACCATTGGGTATTTATTCTAAGAAAATCAAAGATATTAAAGATTTGAAAAAAGGTGCAAAAGTTGTTATTCCTAATGACGTTTCTAACCAAGCACGTGCATTGAAATTATTAGAAAGTGCTGGTTATATCAAACTTTCTAAAGACTTTGGTTTAAAAGGCAGTAAAAAAGATATCGTTGAAAACAAAAAAGATCTAGATATTAAAGCAGTTGATGCACAACAAACAGCACGTTCTTTAGATGATGTTGATATCGCAGTTATTAATAACGGTGTTGCATCAAAATCAGGATTAGATCCTAAAAAAGACCCGATCTTCTTAGAAAAAGATAATACAAATACTTCTAAACCTTACATCAACATCATTGCAGTTAATGATAAAGACAAAGACAACAAAACATATAAAAAAGTTGCTGAATTGTATCATTCTAAAGAAGCAAGAAAAGCATTAAAAGAAGACACTAAAGACGGCGAAAAAATCGTTGACTTATCACAAAAAGAAATTAAAGAGATTACAGATAGCTTGAAATAAAGTGAGAGAATAAACAGGCATTTCTAAAATATAGGAGTGTCTGTTTTTTTGTATGTTGTATGTAAAAATCGCAACAAAAAAGCTTCGACTCAAAATTTTGAATCGAAGCTTTAAGTAGCGGAGAAAGAGGGATTCGAACCCCCGCGAGCCGTTAAGCCCCTGTCGGTTTTCAAGACCGATCCCTTCAGCCGGACTTGGGTATTTCTCCATCAATATTTAACACAAGAATTATTATATAATAAGATAACCTACCCGTCAATAAGTATTTTAATAAAAACATCAAAAACTTTGAATGGTTTTAAAAATGTTAATGAAAGACAAAATATTTGATGACGGTTGCCTACTTTATAAATCGGGTAAATATTTAATGTTATGTCAAAACTACCAATTTAGGAGTGCTACTATGATGGAAGAACTATATTATGGAGACCATGAAGAACAATTGATTGATATTTATCCGGCGCCAGACACAATAGCTGAACATGACGACAAATGGTTAGTATTGATTCATGGCGGTTACTGGAGACAAAAATATGATCGTTCATTAAATGATAAATTAATAGAGATGCTTACAAGAGAAGGTTACAATGTAGCAAACGTTGAATATAGACGTGGAGAACATGCATGGCCAATACCAGAAGAAGATACTAAAAAAGCACTTCAAGCTTTCAAGTCTTCTAGATATGTTGATAATCAAGAGATTATTTTAATTGGTCACTCTGTAGGTGGTCAATTAGTATTGAATAATGCGGATGAAGCTGACCGTGTTATTGCGATGGCACCTGTAACAGATGTACCTTACACAAAAGAACAAGGATTAGGAAGAAATGCAGTAGAAGAGTATTTTGGAGATATTACAGAAGCAGCTCTTGAAGCGGCGTCTCCAATGTCACGTTTGCCATTAAAAACAAAAACTTTAATAATTCAAGGTTTTAATGATAGCGGTGTAAAAGTAGAGTCTACATTAGCTTATGTGTCTCAAAATGAAGAAAATACAATAGATTTATATGCATTCGCACATCTAGGTCATATGCAATGTCTTGAACCGAAAGGATGCCATATTGACTTGATGCTTGAATGGATTGATCACAAAGACGAAGAAAATTAAAGACTATTTGACAAGATCGCACTCTAATTAGGGTGCGATTTTTCTTTTTAATGTTTGTGAATTACTACTGAGTTTTTTGAAGAATACTGTATACATTTATATCTGATTAGAGCATTTATTTGTTAAAAAAGTATTCTAATTTGGAAGATAATAGTATATTATAATAATGAAAAGTGAGGGATTTGAGATAAATTTTCAGATTACATCATGTAATTAGATTATAGTAGAAATCAGATGTTTTATAAAAATACTTTGAATCATCCTTCTGCCACAACCATTCTTCGTTCGACCACTTTATATTTTCTTTCTAATTTTTTTACCTAAATATTTATAAAATGATATCAGGGGGGACTCCAATGAATTATAACTACTGTATTATTAAATAATCAGTTTGTAATTTAGATTTGACCAAGGATAATGAATATATTCATATATATTTTGTGCTTTCAGGTAACGTCAAGATGCTAAAGGAAGAAGAAACGCTTGTCTATAGTTCTGGAGAATTATTTATTCAAAAGCCGGATAAGCCGCCTTTAGATTTAGAAATTGATAATGGAAGAATTATCTATTTAGCTATTCACAAAAAATATTTTGGAAAATATTACGTTAAGAATGCCTTGAATACTGAAAATAATTTTGAGATTCATCATCACATCAAAGACTCATTTATGAATACCATTAGAAACATATATGAGAAAAATTATTTGGAAGCAGATATCAGTTTCATAAAGATGTTGAATTATTTGCGGGTCTATATGGAAACCTTCAATAACTATTTATTCCGTCCTACTTTGAGCACTACAATCAATAAAATTCTTGAATATATTAATGAAAATTATAAAGAACCTCTAAAATTATGTGTGATTGCTCAAGAGCTTTATTTTAACGAAAGTTTTATTTCAAGAAAATTTAAACAAGAAATGCAAATGACATTTACTGAGTATCTTACAAATATAAGACTATATAATTTAGCTGAAAATCTAATATTAAGAGGAGAAGATAATGAAATATGGGAGGAATTCGGGTTTCCAAGCCAACGTACTTTTTTGAAAAGATTTAAAGAAACTTATCATATGACTCCTAGAGACTTCATTTTAAAAACTCAATTTTATAGTAACTCCCCGAATGCTATTACTAAAGCTGTTTATACAGAAATTTTAAAATATATAAAACTTGATGATACATCAGCTAGTGAGATGTCGTAGTGCTTTAGAATAGTTGCTAATTATAATTTGATTATGAACAGAAAAGTCGCTTTTTTGATTGATTATTTAAATCTCTTAAAGGAAATAAAAAACTATACAGGTTATTTTGCTTTATTAGTTTTAGTATATTGAGTATGTTTAATCATCTCTTGACGGCCTACTTAAACATTTTCTATTAGTAAAATAAATACGTATTAAATAGCCCAAACATTCCTCAGCACTTCATTAAGGTTAAATACAATAAAATCTTAATATTATACGAGTCTATTTAGGGTATAAGGTATTAAACCACGAAAAATTAATGATATTTTATGGGGGAATGATGAATAATGAAATTAAATGTAACTGATCTTTTAAAAAAGAGACTAAATAAACTTGATAAAAACTTTAAGCATTTTGGTGATGACTTAGCTTATCTTACTTTAACAAGTCGTAATGATGGTACTTTAAAAGATTTGTTAGGCATTCAATTATTAAGAAATTCTGATAGTGAAACCGTAGCAAGAGAAATTGCGCGTTTGGATTTAGCTATTCTAGACAATAATGAATTAAGTAATATTATTAAGCTGAAGTCTGTATACGTTCAAGATTTTGAACAAAATCCTACGGTTGAGGAGTCAAACGCTGTGAAATCAATTAAGCGTGATATTGAAGACAATTTGAATAAAATTGTTAATCCTCCAAAGTCATGGACTTATACTGTTTCTGAAGATGCTAAACTGCACTTTGCGGCGATTTATGTAGATGTACAAGCTAAGAAAAAATTTGAGTTGCCTGAAACAAAAACAGAGTTCTTGAAACTTTATCCAGAATTAAAAGAAGGAGATCTTGTATATAAAAGTATCTTCCGTCATCGTGAAGCACGAGATTATTCTATTGAAGAAATCATCGAACCTAGATTACAATCAGCGGTCTTTAATCCCATTTTAGATAATAATTCTGATATCTATATTAAAAAAGGTGATATTGAAGAATTATATAAAGGTAAATACAAAGACTTTAAAGTCCAAGTTTATTTACAAACTTATGAAGTAGGGCAAGGTCCTGAACCTGAAGATGTGGAAATTGATGAAGCTGTAATCGAAACAGTTGACTTTGAACCAAATGAAGTAGAAGCAACTATTGAAGTAGATGAGATTGTGAAAGAAGCAAGAAAAACCAAAGAGAATAAGTCTTCTTCAGACACATTAAATGACAATAAAAGTAAAGATAAAGACTCTAAAAAAGATACTAAGAAAAAAGATAAAAAGAAGAAAAATAAGAAAAAGAAGTAGCACAAATCAAGAGTTGACACGTAGCATTGTTAAAAAATAATAAGAATAACAAATGAATTACATTTTTAAACAGTTCTGATATTACTCTTCAAATAAATATCAGAACTGTTTTTTTATATTTTTTAATGGCCAATATTTATCACAACTGCACTCTATACTATCTATTAGATTGTTTAATTATTGTAAATTTTATTGTGTATATGTAAGAACTTAAATATAATCGTTTGTAAGTTTGAATTTTATGACTTATTTTATTAATTATAAGAGGTAAATGATGTGGAGAGAAAAATAGAGCTTACATATGCACGAGGTATTTTTTGTATCATGGTTGTTTTTGTTCATGCAATAACTGGATATTTAATAGATCCGCTGATTTCAACTACACAAACAGTTGAGAAAAGACTAGTAGGGTTTTTTCAAATTTCATTATTATGTGCTACCCCATGTTTTATAATGTTGTCTGAAACGTTGCTTGGATTGAGATATTCCACATTTATACCTAAGAATTTCTTGGTTAAAAGAGCTAAATATATTTTAGTTCCCTACGTTATACTTGGTGTATATGTGACGTGCGATAAATTTATGAACAGTCAAAATAAAGAGTCGTTTTGGAATTTATTTAAATTTATAGTGCTGGAAGGGAACTTTTTTGGTTGGTTTATCATTGTTATTTTTCAATTTTTTATTCTACATAAAATATTCTATAAAGTATTAAATAAATCTAATCCATTATTCTTGTTGGCAGGTTCTCTTATTATTAGTGCTCTCCACTCATACTTTATGTATTTCAATCAAGACTATCATAAATGGTGGGAAACCTATTATCCGCTATACCCAAGAACGATTATTCTTTATTGGCTATTCTACTTTATTGTTGGTTTTTATGTTGGAAAATATTATGATTTGATTTTTGAATTCATCAAGCGAAATATTTGGATACTGTTTTCAGCTTGGATTTTGGCTTTGACATATTTAGCGTTTAATTTCTTTCACTTAAAAATATTTTTGAATGAATCTTTAAGGTTTGATTTGCTCATTTATTCTTGCCTATCATTCTTATTAGTTATATATGGAGCTAAATTCATAAGTCGCTTTCATATAACAATGCTTTATCTTATAAGTGAGATCTCTTTTTTTATTTATTTAGCGCATCAAATAATTATTAAGTACATTTCATTAGCTTTATCGTCATTTGTTACACATCCTATTATCTATATTTTTATTTCTGTTATTTTCACGATAGGATTTTGTATAGGACTAGCTATTATGCTTTCATTTATTCCATATGTGAGAATTATTGTAGGAAGAAACACACTTTATCCAATGGTGTTGAATAATTATGGTTTAAAGCAAGAAGCCAAAGAGAGTTGACTGATTAACCTTATTTTATTTGAGTCCATGTCGAATCGTATTGGTAAATAACTTGTCCGATGTTTCTGAGTTGCTAGGTATTATTAATACCTAATCAGTAAAATTACGGCCAACTTTGGCAGAAAAGGGTTCTAAACCTGAAATTAAGGCGTATGTAAATGTTTGTATTGACAAATAAAAACTTTATGACAAAACTAAATGGAATAGACGGATTTTCACAACTAAAAACTTCGTATGCGATTTTTCCATTTAATAACAATGAATTATGCATGGTCAGTAGTAGGGGGAACATATGAAAGAATTCAACAGTATTCAAAATAATGTAATGATAAAAATGTTTTCTTTAGGCTTTAAAAATTTCTTCAATTTGGGCAATTATATTATTTTATATATAAAACTTTTTTCCGCAAATACAAAAAGAGATTAAGCAGCTAAATGCTGCTTAACCTCTATAATGTGAGAGACCAGTCTATTTGAAAGAGAGTCATTTTTTGCCAGCCTTTATATGCTGTAACAAGGTGTTCGAAGTTTATAGAAATTATTTGAACAATGCTTTTATTACTGTCTCTGAAGCATCTCCGTTGCGACCAAATTGACAAAATTCATCATAAAATTTATGATATTTATCTTTATATCTAGATTCTAATGAAGAGAAATTCTGCAATTCATCAATTAAAGCATCAGTTGTTCTGATTACTGGTCCAGGCACTATTTTTTCATAATCTAGATAAGTACCTCTTTCACTATATAGATATTTTTCAAGATCATAGGCGAAAAACAGCATTGGACGTTTTAAATAGGCATAATCAAACATTACAGAACTATAATCCGTAATTAAAACATCACTTATTGCGTACAATTCTTCTATACTTGGGTAGTTAGAAACATTTATAGCGAAAGGATAGTATTGACGAATATCCATATTATTACTAACCATATAATGAGCTCTTACTAACAATATGAAATCATCGCCTAGTATTTTCTGCATATTATCAATATCTAATTTGATATTTGAAGATTTTCCTTCTCTCCAAGTTGGTGCATAAAGTATTACTTTTTTATTCGATGGTATATTTAAATTGTCTTTAATTTTCTCTGTTTCTTTTAGAGAATCAAAAATCATATCATTCCTTGGGAAACCTGAATGTATAGATTTAACATTTGTATTAAATGCACTTTTGGCCTTACTGCTCATATAATTTGATGGAATAGAAACATAGTCCCAATTGTTAATTTTCTTTTGGAATTCATCTATTTTATTTTGTCGTGTTTCAAATTTAAATTCAGGTGTATCAAATCCCATAGTTTTCATAAACGTACCATGGAAAGTTTGTACTTCTTTTTGTCCCCATCTTTTTTTATAATCTATAGGCATATTTGTATTTTGGATGAAATATTTAGCTGTGGCTAAATGGAACCAATATTTTAAAGAATTCTTTTTAACAACTTGTCCATTGCCTTTTATTGGAATATTGACATCATTCATTATCCATATATTTTTATATTTATTTTTTTTGTTCTCTAAAGTTTCATAAATAGCTTTTGGACTACAAGAATATTGATCTCCCCAATAAGAGTAATAAATAACTTTTTTCTTATTTTTAGGCAAGATGCGGAATAGGGGATAAAGATATTTATAATTTCTTTTTCTTTTCTGTCTTGTATTATCCACTTTATCCCATATTTGCTTCTTATTTAAATATATTAAATTTCCATTTTTTGAACTAAAGTCATACGTTCTATTTTTATAAGTAAAGGAAAATGGAAATTTTACTTTACGATTTGCATTTAATAATAATGAAGAAGGTAATAATTTATTGTTTAAATAATAATCAATAGAAAATACGAAATTTCCATAAGTAACAAAATAATTAATGTCATTAGTTTCTAAAGGTATTGCAACTTGGCAAATATTTTTATCTATGATATCAGCTGGGAACTTTTTCACTACCTTACCATTAGTTGATTTTAAGGAAAGAAATATTTTGCTGGGTGAAACATCTAAGTTATAAGGACTTTCAAAACGAATTAATAAATTTCTATTGTTTTTTCTCATATCTATA
It encodes:
- a CDS encoding alpha/beta hydrolase family protein, with translation MMEELYYGDHEEQLIDIYPAPDTIAEHDDKWLVLIHGGYWRQKYDRSLNDKLIEMLTREGYNVANVEYRRGEHAWPIPEEDTKKALQAFKSSRYVDNQEIILIGHSVGGQLVLNNADEADRVIAMAPVTDVPYTKEQGLGRNAVEEYFGDITEAALEAASPMSRLPLKTKTLIIQGFNDSGVKVESTLAYVSQNEENTIDLYAFAHLGHMQCLEPKGCHIDLMLEWIDHKDEEN
- the gmpC gene encoding dipeptide ABC transporter glycylmethionine-binding lipoprotein gives rise to the protein MKKLLVLLMALVVVLAACGGNKKDDKTVTVGVASDDTKVWDKVKELAKKDGINVEIKKFSDYNVPNKALNDGDIDMNAFQHFAFLHEYEKANKGTHITPIRTTVFAPLGIYSKKIKDIKDLKKGAKVVIPNDVSNQARALKLLESAGYIKLSKDFGLKGSKKDIVENKKDLDIKAVDAQQTARSLDDVDIAVINNGVASKSGLDPKKDPIFLEKDNTNTSKPYINIIAVNDKDKDNKTYKKVAELYHSKEARKALKEDTKDGEKIVDLSQKEIKEITDSLK
- a CDS encoding helix-turn-helix transcriptional regulator, translated to MLKEEETLVYSSGELFIQKPDKPPLDLEIDNGRIIYLAIHKKYFGKYYVKNALNTENNFEIHHHIKDSFMNTIRNIYEKNYLEADISFIKMLNYLRVYMETFNNYLFRPTLSTTINKILEYINENYKEPLKLCVIAQELYFNESFISRKFKQEMQMTFTEYLTNIRLYNLAENLILRGEDNEIWEEFGFPSQRTFLKRFKETYHMTPRDFILKTQFYSNSPNAITKAVYTEILKYIKLDDTSASEMS
- a CDS encoding methionine ABC transporter permease, whose protein sequence is MLGSSLDSSQLWEALYQTLLMVSISLVIGALIGIPLGILLVVTKKNGIWENVAVYHILNPIINIFRSIPFIILLIAIVPFTKLIVGTSIGTAAAIVPLTVYVAPYIARLVENSLLEVDSGVIEAAHAMGASPFQIIRYFLMPEALGSLILAITTAIIGLIGSTAMAGAVGGGGIGDLALAYGYQRFDTIVIVITVVILVIMVQLIQSLGNVLAKKIRRN
- a CDS encoding acyltransferase family protein; amino-acid sequence: MERKIELTYARGIFCIMVVFVHAITGYLIDPLISTTQTVEKRLVGFFQISLLCATPCFIMLSETLLGLRYSTFIPKNFLVKRAKYILVPYVILGVYVTCDKFMNSQNKESFWNLFKFIVLEGNFFGWFIIVIFQFFILHKIFYKVLNKSNPLFLLAGSLIISALHSYFMYFNQDYHKWWETYYPLYPRTIILYWLFYFIVGFYVGKYYDLIFEFIKRNIWILFSAWILALTYLAFNFFHLKIFLNESLRFDLLIYSCLSFLLVIYGAKFISRFHITMLYLISEISFFIYLAHQIIIKYISLALSSFVTHPIIYIFISVIFTIGFCIGLAIMLSFIPYVRIIVGRNTLYPMVLNNYGLKQEAKES
- a CDS encoding CDP-glycerol glycerophosphotransferase family protein, whose protein sequence is MKEAAFKDNNIYISAKITSPLLVAIEEKYLSAFIYNDKENTEIQIRKTDEDLYEIKIPTEIIPVTNHSSLNKIKLIYQDGDLYNEKVLSEPGANNIATTVNKKTGKWSYKLDYTFSWELYISKENITNVFDNLVIQDNNLIIKATHIDPNSQFKLKNFREKPIIGQVQEDKIIFNLNSFKAIQRLFELEVSNDGVKTRNFKFSKIPFYSSQIKQDEFHEYVIRVYNNHSFTLNRKGRHSNVIDMRKNNRNLLIRFESPYNLDVSPSKIFLSLKSTNGKVVKKFPADIIDKNICQVAIPLETNDINYFVTYGNFVFSIDYYLNNKLLPSSLLLNANRKVKFPFSFTYKNRTYDFSSKNGNLIYLNKKQIWDKVDNTRQKRKRNYKYLYPLFRILPKNKKKVIYYSYWGDQYSCSPKAIYETLENKKNKYKNIWIMNDVNIPIKGNGQVVKKNSLKYWFHLATAKYFIQNTNMPIDYKKRWGQKEVQTFHGTFMKTMGFDTPEFKFETRQNKIDEFQKKINNWDYVSIPSNYMSSKAKSAFNTNVKSIHSGFPRNDMIFDSLKETEKIKDNLNIPSNKKVILYAPTWREGKSSNIKLDIDNMQKILGDDFILLVRAHYMVSNNMDIRQYYPFAINVSNYPSIEELYAISDVLITDYSSVMFDYAYLKRPMLFFAYDLEKYLYSERGTYLDYEKIVPGPVIRTTDALIDELQNFSSLESRYKDKYHKFYDEFCQFGRNGDASETVIKALFK
- a CDS encoding methionine ABC transporter ATP-binding protein; amino-acid sequence: MIEFKDVTKTFHKRSTEIQALKDVSFTVERQEIYGVIGYSGAGKSTLIRMVNKLEDVTSGEVIVDGHRIDQYSKKSLRKVKKNIGMIFQHFNLLNSKTVFSNVAMPLILEGKDKKYIKEKVEEMLDFVGLGDKGTQYPNELSGGQKQRVAIARALVTDPKILLCDEATSALDPATTDSILQLLKRVNETFEVTILLITHEMSVIQKICDKVAVMEQGRVIEKGTVLDVFSHPKTKTAKNFVSTVISTDISDKMIHQLPTDENYQDVKVYMEGSQLGLSVIQTLIKTFNLDVNVIYASMSDIQDTSVGYLTLRIKGSDEEKQHAYDYLKQHHIEYEEVG